Proteins from one Triticum aestivum cultivar Chinese Spring chromosome 7A, IWGSC CS RefSeq v2.1, whole genome shotgun sequence genomic window:
- the LOC123147213 gene encoding disease resistance protein RGA5, whose product MVGTGALGSVIVKLATLLGDGHTMLKSVRKDIAFLERELRTMQILATMLVGMEGLDKLAKGCMGSMRDLGHDMEECIDRFMLRLDENDMEMEAAPTFPRSTARQLKAMFARHGVGAQIKKLKARVVEEGERRRRLNLDNYVQMMIDPRLAALHGVAKDLVAIDGPRNEVISLLTEESVDLKVVAVVGGAGLGKTALAMEAYRKIGRHFKCRASVSVSRTPDRDKLFKDLLSQIDQAAFHDCQSERWDKDQLIRQIRHILTGKRYFLVIDDVWKEQDWKFIKGVFPDNHNGSRIIVTTRIANVAKSTCSNSGGQLYQMLPLNYIDSRRLFFRRIFHSDNSCPPQLEKISARILRKCGGLPLAIITIAKLLSNKHQTPDEWERLQGSIGTGLSYKSDNHGNGMGHISLLSYWDLPHHLKTCLLYLCIYPEGEYISCEEVKWKWILEGFIATKRGNLYQEAESCFSELVNRSMIQLVDVDDGNFERYCQVHAMVHDLLISLSD is encoded by the exons ATGGTGGGGACAGGGGCGTTGGGCTCCGTCATCGTCAAGCTCGCCACCTTGCTCGGCGACGGGCACACGATGCTCAAGAGCGTTCGCAAGGACATCGCGTTCCTCGAGCGCGAGCTCCGCACGATGCAGATCCTGGCGACTATGCTGGTGGGCATGGAGGGGCTCGACAAGCTGGCCAAGGGCTGCATGGGCAGCATGCGGGATCTCGGCCACGACATGGAGGAGTGCATCGACCGCTTCATGCTCCGCCTCGACGAAAACGACATGGAGATGGAGGCCGCGCCCACGTTCCCGAGGAGCACCGCACGGCAGCTCAAGGCAATGTTTGCCCGCCATGGCGTCGGGGCCCAGatcaagaagctcaaggcccgcgTCGTTGAGGAGGGTGAGCGGCGGCGAAGGCTGAATCTGGACAACTATGTCCAGATGATGATAGATCCTCGGCTGGCTGCGTTACACGGAGTGGCCAAGGACTTGGTGGCCATTGACGGCCCCAGGAACGAGGTCATCTCTTTGTTGACGGAGGAGAGCGTGGACCTGAAGGTGGTGGCTGTTGTTGGAGGTGCTGGGTTGGGAAAGACCGCCCTTGCCATGGAGGCCTATCGCAAGATTGGACGGCACTTTAAGTGCCGAGCTTCTGTGTCGGTGTCACGCACCCCTGACCGTGACAAGCTCTTCAAAGATCTCCTTTCTCAAATCGACCAGGCTGCATTTCATGATTGTCAGTCGGAGAGGTGGGATAAAGATCAACTAATCCGTCAGATCCGACACATTTTGACAGGAAAGAG GTACTTCCTTGTGATTGATGATGTATGGAAAGAACAAGACTGGAAATTCATCAAAGGTGTTTTCCCTGACAATCATAATGGTAGCAGAATAATTGTTACTACACGCATAGCCAATGTAGCTAAGTCAACTTGTTCTAACTCTGGCGGTCAGCTCTATCAAATGCTACCTCTGAACTATATTGATTCCCGAAGATTGTTCTTTAGGAGAATTTTCCACTCCGACAACTCCTGCCCTCCTCAACTAGAAAAGATTTCAGCTAGGATCTTAAGGAAATGTGGTGGTCTGCCATTGGCTATAATTACCATCGCAAAATTGCTATCCAATAAACATCAAACCCCAGATGAATGGGAGAGACTCCAAGGTTCCATTGGTACTGGTCTTTCATATAAGAGTGATAATCATGGAAATGGTATGGGCCATATATCACTACTTAGTTATTGGGATCTTCCACACCACTTGAAGACTTGCTTGTTGTACTTGTGCATATATCCAGAGGGCGAGTATATCTCGTGTGAAGAAGTGAAGTGGAAATGGATTCTTGAAGGATTCATTGCCACAAAACGGGGAAATTTGTATCAAGAAGCAGAGAGTTGTTTCAGTGAACTTGTCAACAGAAGCATGATCCAGCTAGTTGATGTTGACGATGGCAACTTTGAACGATATTGTCAGGTTCATGCGATGGTGCATGACCTTCTAATATCCTTGTCAGATTAG